One window of Rhodospirillaceae bacterium genomic DNA carries:
- a CDS encoding SAM-dependent methyltransferase, translating into MDTRLAAHRRQWEEKAVLRDIYTDLYRRMASRLVPGRSLEVGGGSGNLKAYAPEVVATDLLEVPWLDAVADAQTLPFAEESFDNIVLFDVLHHLPRPRAFFGEAIRVLRKGGRLVMVEPAMTPVSTLFYRFFHPEPVVMGVDPLADQDMGSAGPARDAFDANQAVPTLLFRRHRTAFQQAFPQLKICETAFLSLFTYPLSGGFRPWSLIPAGATHGLLRLEDRLLPLLGPLMAFRMLVVLERA; encoded by the coding sequence ATGGATACGCGTCTTGCTGCACACCGCCGGCAATGGGAAGAGAAAGCCGTTCTTCGGGATATCTATACCGATCTTTATCGCCGGATGGCGTCGCGGCTGGTGCCGGGGCGCAGCCTTGAAGTCGGCGGCGGTTCAGGGAATCTGAAGGCGTATGCGCCCGAGGTGGTTGCGACGGATCTTTTGGAAGTTCCCTGGCTTGACGCGGTTGCCGACGCCCAGACGTTGCCTTTTGCCGAAGAAAGTTTCGACAACATCGTTCTGTTTGACGTTCTTCATCACCTTCCCCGGCCGCGGGCTTTTTTTGGGGAGGCCATCCGTGTGTTACGGAAAGGCGGAAGGCTGGTCATGGTGGAACCGGCGATGACGCCCGTGAGCACGCTTTTTTATCGCTTCTTTCACCCGGAGCCGGTTGTGATGGGCGTCGACCCCCTGGCCGATCAGGACATGGGCTCCGCGGGCCCCGCGCGCGACGCGTTTGATGCCAATCAGGCGGTGCCGACCCTTCTGTTTCGCAGGCACCGGACGGCGTTTCAGCAGGCCTTTCCGCAATTAAAAATTTGCGAAACGGCTTTTTTAAGCCTTTTCACCTATCCTCTTTCCGGCGGCTTTCGTCCCTGGAGTCTGATCCCCGCCGGTGCAACACACGGCCTGCTTCGTCTTGAAGATCGCCTGCTGCCGCTTCTTGGGCCGTTGATGGCCTTTCGGATGCTTGTTGTGCTGGAGCGTGCGTGA
- a CDS encoding tRNA (N(6)-L-threonylcarbamoyladenosine(37)-C(2))-methylthiotransferase MtaB, giving the protein MTAPDVLTFGCRLNAYESEVIKAHARGAGETDVVYVNTCAVTAEAERQARQAIRRLRRQRPDARIVVTGCAAQISPETYGQMPEVDFVLGNAEKLDPKNYGDPSGARIQVNDIFSVRETASHLVQGFEGRARAFLQVQNGCDHRCTFCIIPYGRGASRSVPLGELVDAARALLANGYKEIVLTGVDLTSYGADLPGKPGFGAMLRRFFALVPELPRLRLSSIDVAEVDADLLRLLADEPRLMPHLHLSLQSGNDMILKRMKRRHSRAQAIAFCERARNLRKDIVFGADLIAGFPTETDAMFEDTLSLVAACGLTYLHVFPYSARPETPAARMPQVPGEIRKARAARLRAAGKQAERRFHEACAGTRAKLLVETPRLGRSEHFAPVRLDTDALPGTIVSAGIELGAEELLGRVSR; this is encoded by the coding sequence ATGACGGCGCCGGACGTTCTTACCTTCGGTTGCCGGCTGAACGCGTATGAGTCGGAAGTCATCAAGGCCCATGCGCGCGGTGCCGGTGAAACCGATGTTGTCTATGTCAACACCTGCGCCGTCACGGCAGAGGCCGAGCGCCAGGCGCGCCAGGCCATCCGGCGTCTGCGCCGCCAACGTCCGGACGCGCGCATCGTTGTGACCGGCTGTGCCGCGCAAATTTCGCCCGAAACCTATGGGCAGATGCCGGAGGTCGATTTCGTGCTTGGCAACGCCGAGAAGCTGGATCCGAAAAACTATGGCGATCCGTCCGGCGCGCGCATTCAGGTGAACGATATTTTTTCCGTGCGCGAGACGGCGTCGCATCTTGTCCAGGGGTTCGAAGGTCGCGCGCGGGCCTTCCTGCAGGTGCAGAACGGTTGCGATCATCGCTGCACATTCTGCATCATTCCCTATGGCCGGGGGGCAAGCCGCAGTGTGCCGCTGGGGGAACTTGTCGACGCGGCGCGCGCCCTTCTCGCCAATGGGTACAAGGAAATCGTTCTGACCGGTGTTGATCTGACCTCTTATGGCGCGGACCTTCCCGGCAAGCCGGGCTTTGGCGCGATGCTGCGCCGGTTCTTTGCCCTGGTGCCGGAATTGCCGCGCCTGCGCCTTTCTTCCATCGACGTGGCGGAGGTGGACGCGGATCTCTTGCGCCTGCTTGCGGACGAGCCCCGATTGATGCCGCATCTGCATTTAAGCCTGCAATCGGGCAATGACATGATTTTAAAGCGCATGAAACGTCGCCACAGCCGCGCCCAGGCTATCGCCTTTTGCGAACGCGCACGGAATTTGCGCAAAGACATCGTCTTTGGCGCCGATCTGATTGCAGGCTTTCCGACGGAAACGGACGCCATGTTTGAAGACACGCTTAGCCTGGTTGCGGCCTGCGGTCTGACCTATCTGCATGTCTTTCCCTATTCCGCCCGCCCGGAAACGCCAGCGGCACGGATGCCCCAGGTGCCGGGTGAAATTCGCAAGGCGCGCGCGGCGCGGCTGCGCGCAGCGGGCAAGCAGGCCGAGCGACGTTTTCATGAAGCCTGTGCCGGCACGCGCGCAAAGCTGCTGGTTGAAACGCCACGCCTTGGCCGCAGCGAACATTTCGCGCCCGTGCGGCTGGATACGGATGCTCTTCCCGGGACGATTGTCTCCGCCGGGATTGAATTGGGCGCGGAGGAATTGTTGGGGCGGGTTTCCCGATAA
- a CDS encoding glycosyl transferase group 1 family protein, whose product MPKGLRLVVLLPLTIFRLMTLLRRFRPDVVHFFLPMAYLIGGACAILTQTRCRVMSRRSLAAYQKSHPFLARVERWLHARMCAVLGNSKAVLEELRREGVQEEKLGLIYNGIENAGPASGAEKASRGELLPAHNVDDETLVFILVANLIYYKGHANLLRAFGQIRASLPKKWVLLCVGRDDGIGAALMETARENRIFSNVRWLGPRSDTALLLASADIGLLCSDEEGFSNAILEGMAAGLPMVVTDVGGNTEAVADGETGFVVPPQDPVRLGEAILTLVKDPELCRRMGDAGRERMAKKFSAAACVQSYERLYAGLIAGEKKAIGDLLQREEN is encoded by the coding sequence TTGCCAAAGGGGTTGCGTCTGGTGGTCCTTCTTCCCCTGACGATATTTCGTTTAATGACGCTGTTGCGCCGCTTTCGACCGGATGTCGTGCATTTTTTCCTTCCTATGGCTTATTTGATCGGCGGGGCCTGTGCCATCCTGACGCAAACCCGTTGTCGGGTGATGAGCCGGCGTAGCCTTGCCGCCTATCAGAAAAGCCACCCGTTCCTTGCGCGGGTGGAGAGATGGTTGCACGCGCGCATGTGCGCCGTGCTTGGCAATTCAAAGGCGGTGCTGGAAGAACTTCGCAGGGAAGGTGTCCAGGAAGAAAAGCTCGGTCTTATTTACAATGGCATCGAGAATGCCGGCCCTGCCTCTGGGGCGGAAAAAGCCTCTCGGGGGGAGCTGCTTCCGGCTCACAATGTTGACGACGAGACGCTTGTTTTTATCCTTGTCGCCAATCTGATTTATTACAAGGGCCACGCAAATCTGTTGCGCGCTTTTGGGCAAATCCGCGCGTCTTTGCCGAAAAAATGGGTGCTGCTTTGCGTTGGTCGCGATGACGGCATTGGGGCCGCGCTGATGGAAACTGCTCGCGAAAACCGGATCTTTTCAAACGTGCGCTGGTTGGGGCCACGTTCGGATACGGCACTGCTTTTAGCCTCTGCCGATATCGGGTTGCTTTGCTCGGACGAAGAAGGCTTTTCGAACGCTATCCTTGAAGGCATGGCAGCGGGCCTGCCGATGGTCGTCACGGACGTTGGTGGCAATACCGAGGCGGTCGCGGATGGCGAGACCGGTTTCGTGGTGCCGCCCCAGGACCCGGTGCGCCTTGGCGAGGCTATTCTGACGCTTGTGAAAGATCCGGAGCTTTGCCGGCGGATGGGGGATGCCGGTCGGGAAAGGATGGCGAAGAAATTTTCCGCTGCGGCCTGTGTGCAGAGCTATGAGAGGCTTTATGCCGGGTTGATCGCGGGCGAGAAAAAAGCCATCGGTGATCTGCTCCAGCGCGAAGAGAATTAG
- a CDS encoding glycosyltransferase family 1 protein, with product MPRPRKAKILFLVTEDWYFCSHRLPVARAARDAGMEVAVATNVTDHGAAIRKEGFCLIPLAFRRGSLNPLNEARCLIALFRLYRQERPDLVHHVAIKPVLYGSFVAWLLRIPAVVNALAGLGFIFTSPTWRARALRPFASFALRFLLNRVPGRVILQNPDDQRTLKRVAHLEDGRSLVIAGSGVDMDHFQALSEPSGTPVTVAIVSRMLIDKGVLDLIEAARCLRRQGMTLRILLFGLPDPENPSSISQTQLEAWTAEGIAEWRGFERDVRRVWQEAHFAILPSCGGEGLPKSLLEAAACARAIVTTDVPGCRSVVQPEKTGLLVPPGNAQALAAAMARLAGDADLRASMGKQGRLFVAEFFSERVIVEQTMTLYRDLLGR from the coding sequence ATGCCCCGCCCTCGAAAAGCAAAGATTCTCTTTCTGGTAACAGAGGACTGGTATTTCTGTTCCCACCGCCTTCCCGTCGCACGGGCGGCACGCGATGCCGGCATGGAGGTAGCCGTCGCAACCAATGTGACGGATCATGGTGCGGCGATCCGAAAGGAAGGGTTTTGCCTCATCCCGCTTGCATTTCGAAGGGGCAGCCTCAACCCCCTGAACGAGGCGCGCTGTTTGATCGCGCTGTTCCGTCTTTATCGGCAGGAACGGCCCGACCTTGTCCATCACGTGGCCATCAAGCCGGTTCTTTACGGTTCCTTCGTCGCCTGGCTGCTACGGATTCCTGCCGTTGTGAATGCCCTTGCGGGCCTGGGCTTTATCTTCACCTCACCAACATGGCGCGCGCGCGCGCTGCGTCCCTTTGCCAGTTTTGCCCTACGTTTTTTGCTAAACCGCGTGCCCGGCCGGGTGATCCTGCAAAATCCGGATGACCAAAGAACCCTGAAAAGGGTGGCGCATCTTGAAGATGGGCGAAGCCTTGTGATTGCCGGGTCCGGCGTCGACATGGACCACTTCCAGGCGCTGTCGGAACCATCCGGCACACCGGTCACCGTCGCTATAGTTTCCCGCATGCTGATCGACAAGGGCGTCCTCGACCTGATCGAAGCGGCGCGATGCCTGCGGCGCCAGGGCATGACGCTCCGCATTCTTCTTTTCGGCCTTCCCGATCCGGAAAACCCAAGCTCCATTTCCCAGACCCAATTGGAGGCCTGGACGGCCGAGGGTATTGCCGAGTGGCGTGGGTTCGAACGCGACGTTCGGCGCGTCTGGCAGGAGGCTCATTTCGCCATTCTCCCTTCTTGTGGGGGGGAAGGCCTGCCGAAATCCCTGCTTGAAGCCGCTGCCTGCGCGCGCGCCATTGTCACAACGGACGTTCCCGGTTGCCGGAGCGTCGTGCAGCCGGAAAAAACCGGCCTACTTGTCCCGCCCGGAAATGCCCAGGCCCTGGCAGCGGCAATGGCACGTCTGGCAGGGGACGCGGATTTGCGCGCATCCATGGGAAAACAGGGCCGTCTTTTCGTCGCGGAATTTTTTTCCGAACGCGTGATCGTCGAACAGACAATGACGCTCTATCGCGATCTGCTTGGCCGCTGA
- the pgk gene encoding phosphoglycerate kinase, with product MTKLTAFRTLDDLDVKGLRVLLRVDFNVPMQNGIVTNTQRITRVLPTIHTLLERGAKVILLSHLGRPKGKRVAALSLRALLGPLEAMLKPKTVAFAEDCIGKPAAEIVARLNAGEIALLENLRFHEGEEKNDDAFACELAALGDLYINDAFSCSHRAHASVERLAKKLPAAAGPLLEQELSTLEAMLRNPVRPICAIVGGAKVSTKLAILNHLVCKMDSLAIGGAMANTFLLAQGIEIGKSLAEPDMVEMATAIQSRAKSSGCRLLLPEDAVIASKLRVGIATKTVPIAAVPKEAMILDLGPKTVALLGETLRASKTLVWNGPLGAFEIPPFDAGTTQAAKVAAALTREGKLVSVGGGGDTIAALHQAGVENAFSYVSTAGGAFLDWLGGKDLPGVIALRST from the coding sequence ATGACGAAACTGACCGCCTTTCGAACGCTTGACGATCTTGACGTCAAGGGATTGCGCGTCCTGCTTCGCGTCGATTTCAACGTGCCGATGCAAAACGGCATCGTCACCAACACCCAGCGCATCACGCGCGTCCTGCCAACGATCCACACATTGTTGGAACGCGGCGCAAAGGTGATCCTGCTTTCCCATCTGGGGCGCCCAAAGGGCAAGCGGGTGGCGGCGCTTTCGCTGCGCGCGCTTCTTGGCCCACTCGAAGCGATGCTGAAGCCAAAAACGGTCGCGTTCGCCGAGGATTGCATTGGCAAGCCCGCGGCGGAAATCGTGGCCCGACTCAACGCCGGCGAGATCGCCCTTCTTGAAAATTTGCGCTTTCACGAAGGCGAGGAAAAAAATGACGACGCGTTTGCGTGCGAACTGGCGGCCCTTGGCGACCTTTACATCAACGATGCCTTTTCCTGTTCCCATCGAGCGCACGCGTCCGTCGAGAGGCTTGCAAAAAAACTTCCCGCCGCCGCCGGGCCGTTGCTTGAACAGGAACTTTCAACCCTTGAGGCAATGCTCAGAAACCCCGTCCGGCCAATCTGCGCCATCGTTGGCGGCGCAAAAGTTTCGACAAAGCTTGCGATCCTCAATCACCTTGTCTGCAAGATGGATTCGCTCGCCATCGGCGGTGCGATGGCCAACACCTTTCTGCTGGCGCAAGGGATCGAAATTGGGAAATCCCTTGCCGAACCGGACATGGTGGAAATGGCGACAGCCATCCAGAGTCGCGCAAAAAGCAGCGGGTGCCGATTGCTGCTTCCAGAAGACGCCGTTATTGCGTCCAAACTGCGCGTCGGCATTGCCACCAAAACGGTCCCGATAGCGGCTGTGCCGAAGGAAGCGATGATCCTTGACCTGGGACCAAAGACGGTGGCCCTGCTTGGCGAAACCTTGCGCGCCTCAAAAACGCTGGTCTGGAACGGGCCCCTGGGCGCGTTTGAAATCCCGCCCTTCGATGCGGGAACAACCCAGGCAGCAAAAGTCGCGGCAGCGCTTACCCGCGAAGGAAAGCTTGTTTCCGTCGGCGGCGGCGGCGATACCATTGCCGCGCTGCACCAGGCCGGTGTCGAAAACGCGTTTTCTTACGTCTCAACTGCCGGCGGCGCTTTTCTGGACTGGCTGGGCGGCAAGGATCTGCCGGGCGTTATCGCCCTTCGATCGACGTAA
- a CDS encoding glycosyl transferase — protein sequence MPEPVTPMLEREAGSTRKQKIRALFDGLAGERDKWLARNAFFHEDDRNYMRFLIPEGLRVLELGCGTGSVLHALHPSRGVGVDFSGPAIDLARSEHPDLEFVVGDIEDPATLEKLGGPFDVIVLSDTVGYLEDCQALLASLHTLCVPETRLVISYYSPLWEPVLWLAERFGAKMPQPPLNWITSDDFSGLLDLAGFEVIKREWRQLLPKRFFGLGRLVNRFLGTLPVFRRLSLRTYIVARAQRRRVSAQLSATVLVPCRNERGNIENAVLRTPRFCEDLEILFVEGNSTDGTFEECERVKAAYPDFKIRVLRQDGKGKGDAVRKGFAEAGGDVLMILDADLTMPPESLPKFYEAIASGQGEFINGTRMVYPLEKDSMRFLNYWANRVFSWLFSWLLNQRFTDTLCGTKVLRRDAYARIAANRAYFGDFDPFGDFDLIFGAAKLNLKIVEVPVRYASRSYGTTQISRFRHGWLLLQMVVFAYRKLKAF from the coding sequence ATGCCGGAACCCGTCACGCCAATGCTGGAACGTGAAGCCGGCTCCACGCGCAAACAGAAAATCCGCGCGCTTTTCGATGGCCTTGCCGGGGAGCGGGACAAATGGCTTGCGCGCAATGCGTTCTTTCACGAGGACGACCGCAACTATATGCGCTTCCTCATTCCCGAAGGGTTGCGCGTTCTTGAGCTTGGCTGTGGAACGGGCAGCGTGCTTCACGCCTTGCACCCGTCCCGGGGGGTGGGGGTCGATTTCAGTGGGCCGGCGATCGATTTGGCGCGTTCTGAACATCCGGACCTTGAATTTGTGGTCGGCGACATTGAAGACCCAGCCACCCTTGAAAAACTTGGCGGGCCTTTCGATGTCATCGTTCTTTCCGATACGGTCGGCTATCTTGAGGATTGCCAGGCGCTGCTTGCCTCGCTTCACACGCTTTGCGTGCCAGAGACGCGCCTTGTCATTTCCTATTATTCGCCCCTTTGGGAACCGGTCCTGTGGCTTGCCGAACGGTTTGGGGCCAAGATGCCGCAACCGCCGCTGAACTGGATTACGTCGGATGATTTTTCCGGCCTTCTGGATTTGGCTGGTTTTGAGGTTATCAAGCGGGAATGGCGGCAATTGCTTCCGAAACGTTTTTTTGGTCTTGGAAGGCTGGTCAACCGCTTTTTGGGCACGCTTCCTGTTTTTCGCCGGCTTTCACTCCGCACATATATTGTTGCAAGGGCGCAACGGCGCAGGGTGTCGGCCCAACTTTCAGCGACCGTGCTTGTGCCTTGCCGGAATGAGCGCGGCAACATCGAAAATGCGGTTCTCCGGACGCCGCGTTTTTGCGAGGATCTGGAAATTCTGTTTGTTGAGGGGAACAGCACGGATGGAACTTTTGAAGAATGCGAGCGCGTAAAAGCGGCCTATCCGGATTTTAAAATCCGTGTTCTTCGTCAGGACGGCAAGGGAAAAGGCGACGCCGTTCGCAAGGGATTTGCGGAAGCGGGCGGGGACGTGTTGATGATCCTGGATGCCGATTTAACGATGCCTCCGGAATCGCTGCCGAAGTTTTATGAGGCAATCGCCAGCGGTCAGGGCGAGTTTATCAACGGCACTCGAATGGTCTATCCGCTGGAAAAAGATTCGATGCGCTTTTTGAACTATTGGGCGAACCGGGTTTTTTCCTGGCTTTTTTCCTGGCTTTTAAATCAAAGATTCACGGACACGCTTTGCGGGACGAAGGTGCTTCGCCGGGACGCTTACGCGCGCATTGCTGCCAACCGTGCCTATTTTGGCGATTTCGATCCCTTTGGCGATTTTGATCTGATTTTCGGCGCGGCGAAATTAAATTTGAAAATCGTCGAAGTACCGGTCCGCTATGCCAGTCGCAGTTATGGCACGACGCAAATCTCCCGCTTTCGTCATGGCTGGTTGCTGTTGCAGATGGTGGTTTTTGCGTACCGTAAGCTTAAGGCGTTTTAG
- a CDS encoding signal recognition particle-docking protein FtsY, with product MVKGTSWLARLRTGLKKSSAKLTDGIGGIFKNRPLDTATLEELEELLIGADLGVAAASRLVASLKETRFGKDVTPEDVREALATAVQALLDPVAKPLAIDPEKKPFVVLVVGVNGSGKTTTLGKLAARYATEGHRVLLAAGDTFRAAAVSQLQLWGERAGVPVFTREAGSDAAALAFDAYEQATRDGRDVLLVDTAGRLQNKLELMEELKKIVRVLKKCDPTAPHATLLILDANVGQNAHSQVEAFCQAVALTGLMVTKLDGTARGGVVVALAERFGLPVHAVGVGEAVDDLHAFDPRAFARGLLGLDLQNPQA from the coding sequence ATGGTGAAAGGGACAAGCTGGCTTGCGCGCCTTCGAACGGGGCTTAAAAAATCATCGGCGAAGCTTACGGACGGCATCGGCGGTATTTTCAAAAACCGGCCGCTGGACACCGCCACCCTCGAAGAACTGGAAGAACTTCTGATTGGGGCCGACCTTGGCGTGGCGGCGGCATCCCGGCTTGTTGCGTCCTTAAAGGAAACGCGTTTCGGCAAGGACGTGACGCCGGAAGACGTGCGTGAAGCCCTGGCGACGGCGGTGCAAGCTCTTCTCGACCCGGTGGCAAAACCGCTTGCGATCGATCCCGAAAAAAAACCCTTCGTCGTTCTTGTTGTCGGCGTGAACGGCAGCGGCAAGACGACAACCCTTGGCAAATTGGCGGCACGCTATGCAACGGAAGGCCATCGCGTTCTTCTTGCTGCCGGGGATACGTTTCGCGCGGCGGCGGTTTCGCAATTGCAGCTTTGGGGCGAACGGGCAGGTGTGCCCGTTTTTACGCGGGAAGCGGGTTCGGACGCAGCGGCGCTTGCCTTTGATGCCTATGAACAGGCGACGCGTGATGGGCGCGACGTGCTGCTGGTGGATACGGCGGGCCGGCTGCAGAACAAGCTGGAACTGATGGAAGAACTGAAGAAAATTGTTCGCGTGCTGAAAAAATGCGACCCCACAGCCCCCCATGCAACGCTTTTAATTCTGGATGCGAATGTCGGGCAAAACGCGCATTCCCAGGTCGAAGCTTTTTGCCAGGCGGTGGCACTCACGGGCCTGATGGTGACCAAGCTGGACGGCACGGCACGTGGCGGCGTTGTCGTGGCCCTGGCCGAGCGTTTTGGCTTGCCGGTCCATGCGGTGGGGGTTGGCGAAGCGGTAGACGATTTACACGCCTTTGATCCGCGTGCTTTTGCGCGTGGCCTATTGGGGCTCGACCTGCAAAATCCGCAAGCGTAA
- the tkt gene encoding transketolase: MNPNAQNPDPTPQTAPSHRDLANAIRVLAMDAVEKAQSGHPGMPMGMADVATVLVQNFLKFDAAAPNWPDRDRFVLSAGHGSMLLYALLHLTGYADMPIEEIERFRKLGARTPGHPEYGHTQGIETTTGPLGQGLANAVGMALAERNLAARFGEDVVDHRTYVIAGDGCLMEGISHEAISLAGHLRLRKLILLFDDNEISIDGPTSLTVSDDQLKRFEAAGWTTTRIDGHDLDAIFQALAKAQTSDRPSLIACRTTIGYGAPTKAGTSATHGAALGTDEVAGTRQALDWPHAPFVLPEAIQRAWRKIGERGRAARKAWEAQRDRMDAPKRQEFTRVLDKHLPQGWEDAVDRVKKDFLAQMPTLATRKASEIVLEKVAEALPELIGGSADLTGSNNTKTPRQKPIHRDDYGGNYIYYGVREHAMAAAMNGLALHGGVLPYGGTFLVFSDYCRPAMRLSALMEQGVIYVMTHDSIGLGEDGPTHQPVEHLAALRAIPNLHVFRPADAVETAECWALAIAMRNRPSVLALSRQGLACVRTDTTPENLSAKGAYVLVPSKGEAKVTLIATGSEIGIALAAHKTLAKEGVAARVVSMPCQELFDAQDAAYREDVLGTNTIRVAIEAAISMSWDRYLGLDGIFIGMAGFGASAPAKDLYPHFGITPEAVVDAVRQRLA, translated from the coding sequence GTGAACCCCAACGCCCAAAACCCCGATCCGACCCCTCAGACGGCACCGTCCCACCGGGACCTGGCCAATGCCATCCGCGTGCTGGCGATGGACGCCGTGGAAAAAGCACAATCCGGCCATCCCGGCATGCCAATGGGCATGGCGGACGTCGCAACCGTGCTGGTCCAGAATTTCCTGAAATTCGACGCCGCCGCCCCGAATTGGCCGGACCGCGATCGCTTCGTGCTTTCGGCCGGACATGGCTCGATGCTGCTGTACGCGCTTTTGCATCTTACCGGCTATGCGGACATGCCGATCGAAGAGATCGAACGCTTCCGCAAGCTTGGCGCGCGCACCCCCGGCCACCCGGAATATGGCCACACCCAAGGCATTGAAACCACAACCGGCCCCCTTGGCCAGGGCTTGGCAAACGCTGTCGGCATGGCCCTCGCCGAACGGAACCTGGCAGCACGCTTTGGTGAAGACGTTGTTGACCACCGAACCTATGTCATCGCCGGCGATGGCTGCCTGATGGAGGGAATTAGCCATGAAGCCATCTCGCTCGCCGGGCATCTGCGTCTTCGCAAGCTGATTTTGCTCTTTGACGACAACGAAATCTCAATCGACGGGCCGACATCCCTTACGGTTTCCGACGATCAGTTAAAGCGCTTCGAGGCAGCCGGCTGGACGACCACGCGCATTGACGGCCATGATCTCGACGCCATCTTCCAGGCGCTCGCCAAAGCGCAGACATCGGACCGGCCCTCCCTCATTGCGTGCCGGACGACCATCGGCTATGGCGCGCCGACAAAGGCCGGAACGTCTGCAACCCACGGCGCGGCCCTTGGCACCGACGAGGTCGCTGGAACGCGACAAGCCCTGGACTGGCCGCACGCGCCCTTTGTCCTGCCGGAAGCCATTCAACGCGCCTGGCGGAAAATTGGCGAACGCGGTCGCGCGGCACGCAAGGCATGGGAAGCACAACGCGACCGCATGGACGCGCCGAAGCGTCAGGAATTCACGCGCGTCCTCGACAAGCATTTGCCCCAGGGCTGGGAAGACGCGGTGGATCGCGTAAAGAAAGACTTCCTCGCCCAAATGCCGACCCTTGCCACGCGCAAGGCGTCTGAAATTGTGCTGGAAAAAGTGGCCGAAGCCCTGCCTGAACTCATCGGCGGCTCGGCTGATCTGACCGGTTCGAACAACACAAAAACGCCCCGCCAGAAACCAATCCATCGGGACGATTACGGCGGCAATTATATTTATTACGGCGTACGCGAACACGCGATGGCGGCAGCGATGAACGGGCTTGCCCTGCATGGGGGCGTGCTTCCCTATGGCGGCACCTTTCTGGTCTTCTCGGATTACTGCCGACCGGCGATGCGGCTTTCCGCGCTGATGGAACAGGGCGTCATTTACGTCATGACCCATGATTCGATCGGCCTTGGCGAGGACGGCCCGACCCATCAGCCGGTCGAACATCTGGCCGCCTTGCGCGCAATTCCGAATTTGCATGTGTTTCGCCCGGCGGATGCCGTGGAAACGGCAGAATGCTGGGCGCTTGCCATCGCCATGCGGAACCGGCCTTCCGTCCTTGCGCTCTCCCGCCAGGGACTGGCCTGCGTGCGCACCGATACAACGCCTGAAAATCTTTCGGCAAAAGGGGCCTACGTCCTGGTGCCTTCCAAGGGTGAGGCGAAGGTCACCCTGATCGCAACCGGCTCGGAAATTGGCATCGCCCTTGCCGCCCACAAAACGCTGGCAAAAGAAGGCGTGGCCGCCCGCGTCGTTTCGATGCCCTGCCAGGAACTTTTCGATGCGCAAGATGCCGCCTATCGCGAAGACGTCCTTGGAACAAATACGATCCGCGTCGCCATTGAGGCCGCAATTTCCATGAGCTGGGACCGTTACCTTGGCCTGGACGGCATCTTTATCGGCATGGCCGGCTTTGGGGCTTCCGCGCCAGCCAAGGACCTGTACCCACATTTCGGGATTACCCCGGAGGCGGTCGTTGACGCCGTTCGTCAACGGCTCGCTTAA